Part of the Myxococcus fulvus genome, GATTCTCTGCTCTCACTTGAGCTCCTCCTCGATGTCGGCTTCGACCTTCTTCGCCCACTCCTGGATGCGCCGACCCTCCGCGGGGTCGTACGCGACGCTGCCCTGCTTCACCTTCTGGATGGCGTTGCGAGCCTCCTTCGCCTTGTCGTCCCTCAGGAGCGTCTCGGCCAGGAAGTAGTACGCGCGCAACATCTCCGGGTGCTGCTGGATGGCCTTCTCGTAATACTCGGCCGACTTCTTGAGATCTCGCTTCGGCCAGGGCAGCTCGTAGTAGTAGCGCCCCTTGGCCAACAGCGGCGCGGCGCCATAGAAGCCGGAGTCCAGCTTGATGGCCGCGTCGAGCCGCTCGTTGAACTTGCCTTCCAGGCCCTCGCCCAGCGCCTTCATCACCCCCACCGCTTGAGAGTAGGCGCCAATCCCCGCCGCCGCGAAGTAGTGGCCTTCCACGCGGTTGGGGGCCAGCTTGACGGCCTTCTCCGCCACGTCCCACGTCTGCCGGCCGAGCACCTTCTTGAGCTTCTCGCTCCCAGCCCCGTCCGCCTGCCACTGGAGCTGCCGCGCCTGACGCCACACCAGCTCGAAGTCGTCCGGCGTCACCGACAGCGCCGCCTTGAGCTCGGCCTCCAGCGCCTTGCCACCCTCCGCCTCGCCACGTCGCTCATGCAGGGCATCCAGCCGAGCGAGCAATTCCGGCTCCGCCGCCCGTGCCGAGAACGCCACGAGCGAGCACAAGGCGAATAAAATCAAGCGCATGGCGGGTGGGCTTAGCACGCACGCTCGGTTGCACGCAAACGACCAGGGCCGACTTTTCCACCAAAGAGAAGGGGCGGGTCCAGCAAGGGTAGAAGACCCCGCCAGTCCCGCCCCATTCGAGTGCCTCCCCGGGTGGGGAAGCGAGGTGGCTCAGGCCACGTCCTGCAGGGCCTGCTCCTCGTTCTCGTTGAACGCCGAGAGGTAGCGCTCGAGGAACGTCTTCGTCTTGAGCTCCACCTGGCGCACGCGCTCGCGCGACACGCCCCAGCGCTGCCCCAGCTCCTCCAACGTCAGCGGCTTGTCCTGCGTCAGCCGCTCCGTGAGGATGTCCCAGCCCAGGTCGCCGATGCGCTTGCGCACCTTGGTGAGCGCGTCCTGGATTTCGGTGTCCTGCTCATTCGACAGGAACACGTCCTGGGGCGACGGCCCGTTGTCCTCCAGGCGGTCCAGGAAGGTCGTCTCACCCTCCTCGTCGATGGAGGCGTCGAGCGAGAAGTCCACCATGCTGCCCCGCTCGGCCTCGCCGCCGCGCACCTGGCTGCGGTTGTCCTTCAGATAGCGGGTGATGTAGGCGCGAATCCACCACACCGCGTACGTCGCGAAGCGCACGTTCTTCTTCGGATCGAAATGCTCGATTGCCTTCATCAGGCCGACGTTGCCTTCCTGGACGAGGTCATCCAGGCGAGCGCCGCGATTGGCGAACTTCTTCGCGACGGCGACAACGAAAGCCAGGTTGGAGGTGGCGAGCGTCTGCCTCGCCGACTCGTCGCCCTTGCGAGCGCGCCGAGCCAGCTCGTACTCCTGCTCGCGAGTCAGTTGCTGGTGTCCCCCCAGCTGACGCAGGTATTGCGACAGGCCCTCCGCCGCAAACTTCGTCGAGTTGGCCATGATTTCCCGTCCTCCGTTCGATGCCGGACGCGCCGTCCCCGCCGACTCGCGTCCACCTGTCTCTAGGACGCCCAACGAGCGAAAGGGTTTCTCATTCCATCGCCGAAAGTCGTTTCGACTGTCGAACTTCGTCCTCACGCGGACGCAAGGCTCGCGCTTCCGCTGACTTGCAAGGTCGAGAAGCACCGACTCCTATGGCGATGGCCGCGACGCGGCCACTCACTCTTCAACGTTTGAGCACGGGGAAGATTTTCTCGGGATTGAGCAGCCCTGATGGGTCGAAGAAGGCCTTGAGCCGCCGCTGCAATTCCAGCAGCGCTGGCTGCTGTTCGAGCGCGAGAAATTCCCGCTTCGCGAGGCCCACACCATGCTCGCCTGTGATCGTCCCGCCCAGCTCCACCGTCATCACCAACATGCGGCGCAGCGCCTCATCCACCAGCGGGCGTTGATGCGGGCCTTCATAGAGGATGTTGGCGTGGAGGTTCCCATCCCCCGCATGGCCATACGTGGCCACGGTGAGGCCCAGCTCCTCGCCCATCGCCTTCAAGCGCTCGATGACCTCGGGGATTCTCGAACGTGGGACGACGATGTCCTCGGAGACCTTGCGAGGCTTCAGCGCGCGCAGCGCGGGGGAGATGACCCGACGCACGGCCCACAATTTCTCGCGTTGGGAATCATCCTGCGCGACGAGTGTTTGGCTGGCTCCCTGCTGTGCGCAGATGTCGCCGAGTCGTGACAGTTCCTCGAACAAACCCTCTGCGCCGTGGCCATCGACCTCGGCGATGACGGCGGCGCCGGCGCCCGGTGGGAACTGGAAGCCGCGTCCGTCCACCGCGCGCAGGGCCACGTCGTCGATGAGCTCCAGACACCTGGGCAACAGCCCCGCCGCGAGCACGGCTGACACCGCGCGGGCCGCGTCCAGCACCGACGGAAAGACGACCAGGGCGGTCAGCACTTTTCGCGGGAGCGGAATGAGCTGGAGGGTGATTTCGGTGGCCACGCCCAGCGTGCCCTCGGAGCCGACGAAGAGGCCCACCAGGTCGTAGCCGGCCACGCCCTTGATGGTGCGCCGCCCCACCTTGACGACCTCACCGTCTGGAAGCACCCACTCCAGGCCGATGACGTAGTCGCGCGTGACGCCGTACTTCAGCGCGCGCGGGCCGCCCGCGTTCTCCGCGACGTTGCCGCCCAGCGTGCACGACTCCCAGGAGTTGGGGTCCGGTGGATAGAAGAGCCCCACGGCCTCCACGGCCTTCATCAGGTCGCCCGTCACCACGCCGGGCTCCACCACCGCGGTGAGGTCCTCCACGGAGATGGAGCGGATGCGGTTCATGCGCTCCAGGCTCACCGCCACGCCGCCGCACAGGGGCAGCGAGCCGCCGCTCTTGCCCGTGCGAGCGCCGCACGGCGTGTAGGGGACGCCGTGCGCCACGCACGCCTTGAAGATGGCGGAGACCTGCGCGGTGTCCTCGGGGAAGACGACGAGGTCGGGAGGGAAGACGCCGCTGTCGGACTCATCCCGCGCGTAGGCGGCGAGCGTGGCCTCGTCGCGCTTCAGCTGCCCGGCGGAGAGCACCCGCGAGAGCGCCTCGCACACGCGCTCCACCCGCTCGGGCTCCACGCGGACCGGCCGCGCGGACACGTCACTCATCGCCGCGCCCCGAGTCGCGCCCACAGCTCGCGTCGCAGCGCACCGTCGCCGCGCAGCTCGCCTTCATAGGCCTCCGCGTGGGTGATGGCGTCGCGCTGCTGGGGACCGCGCATGCGCAGGCACGCCTGCTCCGCCTCGATGATGCACGCGGTGGCGGGGCTGCCCAGCTCACGGGCCAGGGAGCCCGCGACCTCGCGCGCCAGGTCCTCCTGGAGGATGAGCCGGTGCGCGAAGCAGTCCACCAGCGCGGACAGGCCACCGAAGCCCGCCACGTGCTTGCCAGGGACGTACGCCACATGCGCGACGCCCGTCACCGGCAACAGGTGGTGCGGACACATGGAATGGAAGCGCAGGCCCGTCACCACCACCAGCTCACGCGACGAGCCGCGAGGCGCGGAGAACGTCTTGCCCAGCACCTCTCCGGGCGTCTGGGCATAGCCGTCCAGGAACTCGCGGCTCCAGGCGTCGGCCACGCGCTTGGGCGTGTCCACCAGGTTCTCGTCATCCATCGGCAGGCCGGCGGCCCGGAGGAAGGCCTCCACCGCGCTCGCCATGGCGACGGGGTCTGGCACGCTGGCGAAGGACCTGGAGGCAGGGACTCCGCGGGGACGGACTTTGGACGAGCTCACGGGGCAAGGACTCCTGCGGGGGTGCGGGCGCTCAACGGCCGGGCACCCTATCCGATGCGGCGATGAGGATCTCCCCACCTCGCACGAGCACGTCGTAGATGCGAACCTTCGCGTCCGGGCGCCAGGGGCACAGCCCCGTGCGGACATCGAACGGCCAGGCGTGCAGGGGACAGTGCAGCAGCGTCCCCTCCAGGTCCCCTTCATGGAGCGAGCCGCCACGGTGGGGACACGTGTCCTCCAGTGCGTGCAGTTGCCCGTCGACCCGCACCAGGGCCACCCGGGTGTCCCCCACCTGGACCACGGCGCGACCGCGT contains:
- a CDS encoding tetratricopeptide repeat protein; its protein translation is MRLILFALCSLVAFSARAAEPELLARLDALHERRGEAEGGKALEAELKAALSVTPDDFELVWRQARQLQWQADGAGSEKLKKVLGRQTWDVAEKAVKLAPNRVEGHYFAAAGIGAYSQAVGVMKALGEGLEGKFNERLDAAIKLDSGFYGAAPLLAKGRYYYELPWPKRDLKKSAEYYEKAIQQHPEMLRAYYFLAETLLRDDKAKEARNAIQKVKQGSVAYDPAEGRRIQEWAKKVEADIEEELK
- a CDS encoding sigma-70 family RNA polymerase sigma factor, with the protein product MANSTKFAAEGLSQYLRQLGGHQQLTREQEYELARRARKGDESARQTLATSNLAFVVAVAKKFANRGARLDDLVQEGNVGLMKAIEHFDPKKNVRFATYAVWWIRAYITRYLKDNRSQVRGGEAERGSMVDFSLDASIDEEGETTFLDRLEDNGPSPQDVFLSNEQDTEIQDALTKVRKRIGDLGWDILTERLTQDKPLTLEELGQRWGVSRERVRQVELKTKTFLERYLSAFNENEEQALQDVA
- a CDS encoding FAD-binding oxidoreductase gives rise to the protein MSDVSARPVRVEPERVERVCEALSRVLSAGQLKRDEATLAAYARDESDSGVFPPDLVVFPEDTAQVSAIFKACVAHGVPYTPCGARTGKSGGSLPLCGGVAVSLERMNRIRSISVEDLTAVVEPGVVTGDLMKAVEAVGLFYPPDPNSWESCTLGGNVAENAGGPRALKYGVTRDYVIGLEWVLPDGEVVKVGRRTIKGVAGYDLVGLFVGSEGTLGVATEITLQLIPLPRKVLTALVVFPSVLDAARAVSAVLAAGLLPRCLELIDDVALRAVDGRGFQFPPGAGAAVIAEVDGHGAEGLFEELSRLGDICAQQGASQTLVAQDDSQREKLWAVRRVISPALRALKPRKVSEDIVVPRSRIPEVIERLKAMGEELGLTVATYGHAGDGNLHANILYEGPHQRPLVDEALRRMLVMTVELGGTITGEHGVGLAKREFLALEQQPALLELQRRLKAFFDPSGLLNPEKIFPVLKR
- the folE gene encoding GTP cyclohydrolase I, which encodes MASAVEAFLRAAGLPMDDENLVDTPKRVADAWSREFLDGYAQTPGEVLGKTFSAPRGSSRELVVVTGLRFHSMCPHHLLPVTGVAHVAYVPGKHVAGFGGLSALVDCFAHRLILQEDLAREVAGSLARELGSPATACIIEAEQACLRMRGPQQRDAITHAEAYEGELRGDGALRRELWARLGARR
- a CDS encoding Rieske (2Fe-2S) protein, which encodes MDEGQPDGRFIPVARLTALDARGRAVVQVGDTRVALVRVDGQLHALEDTCPHRGGSLHEGDLEGTLLHCPLHAWPFDVRTGLCPWRPDAKVRIYDVLVRGGEILIAASDRVPGR